The nucleotide window AGAGTGCACGACATTGTGGCAAAAAACGCGCCGCCAGCACCATAAAAAAAGGGCCGCTTTCGCGGCCCTTGTTACACACTTTCACCCTTAAGGCAGAATAGAAGGCTGATCTGCACCCTCTTTTTCCACTTTTTGCTGGATCATGTGTTCACGCTTCATCCCCAGTTTCAGCGCCAGCGCTGAAGCGACATAGATAGATGAAACCGTACCGATAGAGACACCGATAAGCATGGTCAGCGAGAAGCCTTCCAGCAGCGCGCCGCCGAAGATAAACAGCATCAGTACCACCACCAGCGTAGTCGCCGATGTCATGATGGTACGGCTCAACGTCTGCGTCAGCGAAACGTTAACGATATCGTAAGGCGTACCGCGACGGATCTTGCGGAAGTTCTCACGGATACGGTCCGAAACCACGATACTGTCGTTCAGCGAGTAGCCGATAACCGACATCAGCGACGCCACAATGGTCAGATCAATCTCAATATGGAACAGAGAGAGAATGCCCATGGTGATGATCACGTCGTGCGCCAGAGCCAGTACGGCCCCCAGCGCCAGTCGCCACTCAAAGCGGAAACCGACGTAGATCAGGATCGCAATCAGCGCCACCAGCAGCGCCATGCCGCCAGCCTGCGCCAGATCGCTCCCCACGCTTGGGCCGACAAACTCAATACGCTTGACCGTGGCGTTCTGCTGGCTCGCCTGGTTGATGATGGTCACCACCTTGTTGCCCAGCTCCTGGCCCGCATTGCCCTCGTTAGGGGACATACGTACCAGCACGTCACGGCTGCTGCCGAAGTTCTGTACCTGAGGATCCACAAAGCCGGACTTCTCCAGCGCACCGCGCAGGGTGTCCAGTTCCGCTGGCTTCTCCAGGGTGATTTCAATCACGGTACCGCCGGTGAAATCCAGACCCCAGTTAAACCCTTTTACGCCCATTACCAGAAACGAGGCGATCAGCAGCAGAGCAGAAATAGTAAAGGCCAGTTTGTCCCAGCGCATAAAGTCATGAACTTTACGCCCGTAGTTTAGTTGTTCAACGCTATAGTCCTGTGCCACAACGCACTCCTCAGATAGACAGCTTGTTGATGCGTTTGCCGCCGTACAACAGGTTGACGATGGCACGGGTACCGACGATGGCGGTAAACATAGAAGTCACCACGCCAATAGCGGTGGTGATAGCGAAGCCTTTGATCGAGCCGGTGCCTACCGCATAGAGAATGATGGCGGTAATCAGCGTGGTGACGTTGGCGTCGATAATACTGGAGAACGCGCCTTTATAGCCTTCATGGATAGCCTGCTGAACGGAACGTCCGTTCTTCAGCTCTTCCTTGATACGTTCATTAATCAGTACGTTCGCATCCACCGCCACCGCAAGCGTCAGGACGATACCTGCAATCCCCGGCATGGTCAGCGTGGCGCCAGGCAGCAGCGACATGATGCCGACAATCATCACCAGGTTAGCCACCAGTGCCGTAGTCGCAATTACCCCGAACTTACGGTAGTAAACCACCATAAATACGATAGAGGCGATCAGGCCCCACAGGCACGCTTCCAGACCCTGAGTAATGTTCTGCTGACCCATAGTTGGGCCAATCGTCCGCTCTTCCACAATCTGGATAGGCGCAATCAGCGCACCGGCACGCAGCAGCAGAGAGAGCTGGCGGGCTTCATTCGGGTTGCTGATACCGGTGATGCGGAAGCTGTTCCCCAGACGAGACTGGATATTCGCAACGTTAATCACCTCTTCCTGCTTCGCCAGGATCGCCCGGCCGTTGGCATCTTTCTTGCCGCTGTCTTTATATTCGACAAACAGCGTAGCCATTGGCTTACCGATATTATCCTTGGTGAAGTTGGACATGATGTTGCCGCCCGCGCTGTCCAGCGAGATGTTCACCTGTGCCTGGTTGTACTCATCCTGGCTCGAGGTGGAGTCAGTGATGTGGTCACCGGTCAGGATCACGCGCTTGTACAACGTGACAGGCTGACCATCACGGGTGTTTTTCACTTCCGAATCACCCGGGACGCGGCCATTAGCCGCCGCGGTTGGATCGACAGTGGTGTTCACCAGACGGAATTCCAGCGTGGCCGTTGCGCCCAGAATCTCTTTCGCACGGGCCGTATCCTGAATACCAGGCAGTTCAACCACAATGCGATCCGAACCCTGGCGCTGAACCAGCGGCTCGGCGACGCCGAGTTGGTTAACACGGTTACGTAGGATAGTGATGTTCTGCTGAACCGCATATTCACGGGCTTCACGCAGACGCTCATCAGTCATCACCGCTCGCAGGGCAGTCTCGCCGGTGCCGTTAATCACCAGATCGCGATGGCGGCCTGACAGATAGCTGACGGCATCATCACGCGCGGCGGCATCACGGAAACGAATTTCCAGACCGTAATTGTCGGTTTTGCGAACGTTGGTATAAGGAATGTTTTTGTCACGCAGATCGCTTCTGAGGTTGTCGATGTTCTGCTCCTGGAGTTTACCCAGAGCGGTATCCATATCGACTTCCATCAGGAAGTGTACGCCGCCACGCAAATCAAGACCGAGTTTCATCGGCTCTGCGGCCAGCATGCTCAGCCAGGTTGGGGTGGCCGGGGCAAGGTTAAGCGCCACGACGTAGTTCTCGCCAAGCACTTTTGTTATGGCATCACGGGCGCGTAACTGCACGTCACCGTTAGCAAAGCGCGCCATAATAGCGCCATTTTCCAGGGCAATTGATTTGCTCTGAATATTCTCTTGTTTTAAGGCATCTTGGATCTGAACCAGCGTCTGCTCACTGGCGGCGCTTCCGCGCGCGCCAGTGATCTGAACAGCCGGATCCTCACCATAAAGGTTGGGAAGCGCGTACAGCAGACCGACGAGTAATACGACGATCAGCATGATGTACTTCCACAAAGGATAACGGTTTAACACGGCAGTTCCCTTAGGGAAAACAAAAAATTAAAGCGCCTTCATCGTACCTTTCGGCAGAACGGCAGCCACGAAATCACGTTTCACCACAACTTCCGTTGTGTCGTTCAGCGCGATAGCCACATAGCCAGTTTCAGCCACTTTAGTGACGCGACCTACCAGGCCACCCGTTGTCAGCACTTCATCACCTTTGGAGATGGAATCCATCAGTTTTTTGTGCTCTTTAGCGCGTTTCTGCTGTGGACGCAGGATCATGAAGTAGAAAATCAGACCAAAAACCACCAGCATAATAACCAGTGAATAGGGGCTTCCCTGAGATGGCGCCGCTGCTGCCACTGCGTCAGAAATGAACAAGCTCATTAAATTTCCCTCATTGTTTAATTATCAGACGTTTAACGGCGGTACCGCCTTGCCCGTCCGCTCATAGAATTCCGCCACAAACTGCTCTAATTTACCCTCTTCAATAGCCTGGCGTAAACCGGCCATCAGTCGCTGGTAATAGCGCAGATTATGGATAGTGTTCAGACGTGCGCCCAGTATTTCGTTACAACGGTCGAGATGATGCAAGTAAGCACGGCTGTAATTGCGACAGGTGTAGCAATCACACTCCGCATCCAGCGTTGCGGTGTCATCTTTGTACTTCGCGTTACGAATTTTCACCACGCCGTCAGTGACAAAAAGATGGCCGTTACGGGCGTTACGGGTTGGCATCACGCAGTCAAACATATCGATGCCGCGACGCACCCCTTCAACCAGATCCTGAGGTTTGCCCACGCCCATCAGATAGCGCGGTTTGTCTTCCGGGATCTGCGGGCAAACGTGCTCCAGAATACGGTGCATATCTTCTTTCGGCTCGCCGACCGCCAGGCCGCCCACAGCGTAACCATCAAAGCCAATCTCTACCAGTCCTTTTACCGAGACATCTCGTAAATCTTCGTAAACCCCGCCCTGGATTATGCCGAAAAGCGCATTTTTATTCTCAAGGGAATCAAAGCGATCGCGGCTACGCTGCGCCCAGCGCAGCGACATCTCCATGGAACGTTTGGCGTAATCCCAGTCCGCCGGATAAGGCGTACATTCATCGAAGATCATCACGATATCGGAGCCGAGATCGTACTGGATCTCCATCGACTTTTCCGGGTCCAGGAAGATCGCATCGCCGTTTATTGGGTTGCGGAAGTGAACGCCTGCTTCGGTGATCTTACGAATGTCGCCCAGGCTGAACACCTGGAAGCCGCCGGAGTCGGTGAGGATCGGCCCTTTCCAGTTCATGAAATCATGCAGATCGCCATGCAGCTTCATGATCTCCTGGCCGGGACGCAGCCAGAGATGGAAGGTGTTGCCAAGAATGATTTGCGCGCCGGTATCGATAACTTCTTCCGGCGTCATGCCTTTCACGGTGCCGTAGGTGCCCACCGGCATAAACGCAGGCGTTTCAACCACCCCGCGATCGAAGATCAGGCGGCCGCGACGTGCGCGCCCGTCAGTAGTGTCTAATTCGAACTTCACAGTGCCTCCACCAGAGAAACAGTCTGATGTTAAGTGTTAACAGCCGTACACCATGTGCGGCCGCGTCTTCACAGGCCCGGAGGCCTGCAGAAAAATTATTCGCCCACTTTTTCGCTGACAGCGTCCGGATTGCGGGTGATATACATCGCATCGCCATAGCTGAAGAAGCGGTACTGCTCTGCTACTGCCTGTTGGTAGGCGTGCATCGTATGGCGATAGCCAGCAAAGGCGGAGACCAGCATGATCAGCGTGGATTCCGGCAGGTGGAAATTGGTGATCAGCGCATCAATCACCTGATAGTGGTAGCCCGGATAGATAAAGATTTTGGTATCGTCGAAAAACGGCGCGATAAGCGCTTCACCGGCCGCCTGTGCCGCACTCTCCAGCGAGCGTACCGATGTGGTGCCTACCGCCACAACGCGATTGCCGCGCGCTTTACAGGCCAGCACCGCATCCACGACCTCCTGCGGCACTTCCGCATATTCGGCGTGCATAATGTGATCTTCAATGCTTTCAACCCTGACCGGCTGGAAAGTCCCTGCGCCAACATGCAGCGTGACGAAGGCCGTCTCAACGCCTTTTTCCCGCAGCGCGGCCAGCAGCGGCTCGTCAAAATGCAGACCGGCGGTGGGAGCGGCAACGGCGCCAGGCTTCTCGCTATAAACCGTTTGGTAGAGTTCGCGGTCAGCATCTTCATCGGGGCGATCGATATAGGGCGGCAGCGGCATATGCCCAACCGCGTTAAGGATATCCAGTACCGCGCGCTCATCATCAAAGCGCAACTCAAACAGCGCGTCATGACGAGCGACCATAGTGGCCTTCACGCTTTCATCGTCCCCCAGCAGCAGCTCTGCGCCAGGCTTGGGCGCTTTCGAGGCGCGAACATGCGCCAGCACACGATGCTCATCCAGCATACGTTCGACCAGCACTTCAATCTTGCCGCCGCTGACTTTGCGGCCAAACAGGCGAGCCGGGATCACCCGCGTATTGTTGAAGACCAGCAGATCGCCCGGATTGAGTTTATCCAACAAATCAGTAAAGACCCCGTGCGACAGCGCCCCGTCCGGCCCGTTCAGGGAGAGAAGGCGGCATCCGCTACGCTGAGCCTGCGGATAGTGGGCAATCAAAGATTCGGGCAACTCAAAAGAAAAATCGGCAACGCGCATGGTCATTCACAGTCAGGGAAATCAGGGCGCACATTCTAGCTGAAAAGCTGCCATTTCTAAACAAGCTAATGCCTGGCGCCCCCAGAACATTCTCAGAGCCGCCTTGATACAGACCTCTTCGCGTCAGCCAGCGCCCCTGGCGTTGTACCTAAGCAGCAAGAGAAGCTGTTCTGGATGGGCTTAAGTGATTCAGGTGAGAGAGCACAGCTAACGCAGGTACAACGTTAATGAATAAGACGATATACTGGTGAGATGAATTTTCTTGCGCATTTACATCTGGCCTCGCTGGCCCAAAGCTCCCTTCTGGGTAACCTGATGGCCGATTTCGTGCGCGGGAATCCGCACAATGAGTGGCCTGAAGCGGTTGCGGAAGGCATTCTGCATCACCGCCGCATCGATGTGATGACCGACTCTCTGCCTGAAGTTCGCGCAGCGCGGGACTTTTTCCGTCCCGAGACCCGTCGCGTCTCCCCTATTACTCTTGACGTAATTTGGGATCATTTTTTGTCACGACACTGGGACAGCATTCAGCCGGAAATTTCTCTGCCAACTTTTCTGGCTCAGGCGAAATCTGTGATCGAACCCGATTTAGCCTCTACGCCGGAGCGGTTCCAGAATCTTAACCGTTACTTATGGAGCGAGCGCTGGATGGAGAAGTATGCCGAGGCGGACTATCTGCAGCCGGTACTGCGCGGCATGGCAAGCCGCCGTCCTCGTCTGGCGGCGCTGGAGGAGTCCTGGCAGGATTTCATCACGAACTATCAGCAATTTAACGATTTTTTCTGGCAGTTCTATCCGGTTATGATGGAAAAGGCTGCCCGCCAGGCGCTTTAAGGGCGCCAGCGGCAATTCTGCTTGTCCTTTTGCTGAAAAGGGCTATTGTATTGAGCTGCTTTAGTAATTTTAATTTTTTGATAGGTTTAACCTATCACAGTAATCGGCGTTTAACGCTGGTGCCTCTACGGGCGTCGCTTTTATACTCCGCGTTGTCTCTTTAATCTAACTACTTCTACAGGAGTGAACATGGTCCTGGTAACTCGTCAAGCCCCAGATTTTACCGCCGCAGCCGTGCTGGGCAACGGTGAAATTGTTGAGAACTTCAACTTCAAAAAACACACTGCTGGTAAAGCTACCGTTGTGTTCTTCTGGCCAATGGACTTCACCTTCGTTTGTCCTTCTGAGCTGATTGCCTTCGACAAGCGTTACGAAGAGTTCCAGAAGCGCGGCGTGGAAGTTGTCGGCGTTTCTTTCGATTCTGAGTTTGTGCATAACGCATGGCGCAAAACCCCAATCGACAAAGGCGGCATCGGCGAAGTGAAATATGCCATGGTTGCTGATATCAAGCGTGAAGTGCAGAAAGCTTACGGTATTGAGCATCCGGATGCAGGCGTTGCGCTGCGTGGTTCATTCCTGATCGACAAAGCCGGTGTGGTTCGCCACCAGGTTGTTAACGATCTGCCACTGGGCCGTAACGTTGACGAAATGCTGCGCATGGTTGACGCGCTGCAGTTCCACGAAGAGCACGGCGAAGTGTGCCCGGCTCAGTGGGAAAAAGGAAAAGAAGGTATGGGCGCATCGCCAGACGGCGTGGCTAAGTACCTCTCTGAGAACGCGGCTAAGCTGTAACAGCCCCGCTTCTGAAAGGCTCGCTTCGGCGGGCCTTTTTTATTTCTGCTTTATTTATTCTGCCGCTTTGCTGGTGGTGCTTTCCCATTCCGGCGTGGCTGAGTTAAGCGGCGATTTCATTGCCGCCAGGATTGCGTTACTGTCGGAGAAGCCGGAGCCGTCAGGTTTCGCCCCCGGACTTTATTCAAGGCAATAACTGAACATGGATGCAAGAGTACTCGTTCTCACCACGCTGGTAACACTGTTTCTGCCCCTCTCCTTCAGCCACTCTGCACAGCCTCCTGATTACAAGCTGGAAAAAGTGGTGGAAATCAGTCGCCACGGGGTGCGTCCGCCCACCGCTGGCGATCGTAAGCTGATGGAAGCGGGAAGCCAGCGTGCCTGGCCTCGCTGGCTGACAGAGGATGGTCATTTAACCGGACATGGCTACACCGCTGCCTGGCTGAAGGCCCGCTACGAAAGCCAGCGTTATCGTCAGCTTGGGCTGCTCCCTGCCGGCTGCCCTGGCCCGCAGGATGTTTATCTGCGTGCCAGCACGCTGCAACGCACCCAGGCTACCGCAGAAGCCTGGTCTGCTGCGGCCTTTCCCGGCTGCGGCGTGCCGGTTCATGCTCTGAGCCATGAGGATCCGCTGTTTTCTTATCCCTCCGGTAAGGCGACCGCGGCAGAAAAGGCACGTAGCAGGCAGGAGGCGCTGGCCGCATTGGGCGGCGATCTGCAGCAGGCCGAAAAGCGTTTGCAGCCTCAGATTGCCGCGCTCAAAAAAGCAGTTTGCCGGGAGAATCAGCCCTGCCCTGTTTTTGAACAACCCTGGGCGCTTAAGGTCTGGTCAAACGGCGGCGTGGCGATAGAGGGGCTGGATACGCTGGCCGCGATGGCGGAAACGCTCAGGCTGGCCTGGAGCGAAAATCAGCCTGCGCCCCTGGTTGCTTTTGGCCATGCCCACTCTTCTGCGGAACTCAGCCAGCTCCTGCCGTTACTCACGGCGAAATATGACTACACCAACGATTTGCCTTCTGCCGCACTCAGGGGAGGCTCGCTGCTGCTGAACCAAATCGTGCAGGCGCTGAAGCTGGATCGCCAGCCGACCCTGGCATCGGATAAAGGTCAGGATCAGGCCGACCTGCCTCCGGACGTTCGCTGGCTGCTCTATGTGGCGAGCGATATCAACATCGCTTATCTGCGTACGCTGATCGACTTCAGCTGGCAGCAGGGAGAGTATCCGCGAGGAAATATTCCGCCTGCCGCCAGTCTGGTGTTTGAACGCTGGCAGAGCAGCCACGGCGAGCGCTTTCTCAGGATCTATTTCCAGTCGCAAAGCCTGGATCAGATTCGTCAGCTGACGCCGCCAGGCCCGCAGGCCCCTCTGCTGGTCACCGAGTGGCAGGGTAAAGGGTGCCGCGTTACCTCTGTGGGGACACTCTGTCCGTTTGACACAGCGCTGCAACAAATTGAGAAGAATATAGATCCGCCTGACGTATCGGTCAGTTACCCACAAAATGCAAGCCAGCGCCATTATTGATGTGTCTGGCTCGCTCAACCTTAGCGGCTTTCGTCACTAAGCAAGCCGGATGCAGGGTGCCTGGCTGGAAGCAGCACGCGGTGATCAGCTACCCGCTAAAGCAGGCCGATGGCATAAGGGGGAACGCCGGTTGGCAGGCATAAAAAAACCGCCCGCCAGGTTTAACCTGAAGGGCGGCTGTTTTCACCGTAAAGCCGTTATGCTCTGGCGATCTTCTTCTTCACAAATCCCCAGCTCGCCAGCAGCAATACTATCCAGCCTGCCCCCACATAGAGCGAGATGCGGGTATCGGGGAAGTAGCCAATCAGGCCGATGATAAAGACCAGGAACAGAATCCCCACCAGCGCGGTAAAGATGCCGCCCGGCATGGCAAACTTCAGCGCTTTAGCCTGCTCTTTGCTTAAGGTCCGGCGGAAACCAATCTGTGCGAACAGGATCATGATCCATACCCAGACGGTGGCAAAGGTCGCCAGCGAAGCGATCACCAGAAACACTTTTTCCGGCATCAGGTAGTTAAGATAAACCGCGACCAGCATCGCCGCCATCATCACCAGTACCGTCACCCACGGAATACCGCGACGTGAGACGGTGGCAAACATTTTTGGCGCGTGTCCCTGTTCAGCCATCCCGTGCAGCATGCGCCCTACGCCAAAGACATCGCTGTTGATGGCGGAAAGAGAGGCGGTGATCACCACAAAATTAAGGATAGTGGCGGCTGCCGCAATGCCCATATGCTGGAAGGTCAGCACAAACGGGCTGCCGTTGGTGCCTACCTGGTTCCACGGAAACACAGACATAATCACAAACAGCGTGCCGACGTAAAACACCAGAATACGCAGCGGCACGGTGTTAATGGCTTTCGGAATAGAGGTTTCCGGATCCTTCGCTTCCCCGGCGGTAATACCGATAATCTCAATGCCGCCATAGGCGAACATCACGATTTGCAGTGACAGCACCATGCCCACTACGCCGTGGGCAAAGAAGCCGCCGTTGGTCCAGAGATTATGGATGCCGGTTGGCTGGCCGCCGTTGCCGATACCCCAGAAGATGATACCGATACCGGCCACGATCATGATGATAATAGTCGCGACTTTAAACAGCGAGAGCCAGAACTCCACTTCGCCAAACACCTTTACCGTGGCCATATTGATAGCGCCGATGATCAGCACCACACTGAGCACCCAGATCCAGTGCGGGACGTCCGGGAACCAGACGCCCATATAGATGCCGAACGCAGTGACGTCCGCGATAGCGACAATCAGAATTTCGAAGCAGTAAGTCCAGCCGGTAATGTAACCCGCCAGCGGGCCAAGATAGTCCTGGGCATAGCGGGAAAAAGAGCTGGCCTGAGGGTTGTTGACCGACATTTCGCCCAGCGCGCGCATGATGATATAGGCAACAGCGCCGCCGATAATGTAAGCGAGGATCACGCTCGGCCCCGCCATTTTCATGGCATCTGCCGAACCGTAAAAAAGCCCGGTGCCGATAGCTGACCCGAGTGCCATAAAGCGAATGTGGCGGGTACTCAGTCCCTTTTTGAGGCTATTTTTTGTCATCTTTCTACTTCTGTTTTTACTCTGTCGGCCTTCTCTGCCCGGGCAGAGAAGGCGTGCTGAAACATTACTCTGCGGTCTTACTGCTGATGCGCATTCACCTGCTCGCGGGCGTAGAAGCGGTCACAGATCGCTACCAGCACCAGCATTGCCAGAGAAGGAGGCAGCCAGGCGAGGCCCTGCTCCGCCAGCGGCAGATGCTGAGTAAAAGCGGGCAGCGATCCTTTCCAGCTGGTGGTTTTCACCGCATCAATAATACCAAACAGCAGGCTGACCAGCATGGTGGGGGCAATAATGCGGGTGCTTTTCTTCCACCAGCTCAGCGTAAAGCTCAGCAGAATCAGCACAATGCAGGGCGGATAAATTGCGGTCAGCACCGGGATAGAGATTTGAATCAGGTGGCTCAGGCCAAGGTTAGAGACCAACATGGAGAAGAGGCCCAGCACAAAGACCAGCTGACGGTAAGAGAGCGGCAGATACTGCTCAAAGAACTCCGCACAGGCGCAGGTCAGGCCGACCGCCGTCACCATGCAGGCGACGAAAATCAGTGCGGCCAGGAAGAGGCTGCCCATGTCGCCAAAGGTCTGCTGCACATAGGCATGCAGGATGGCTGCGCCGTTGGCATTTTGATCCACGATTGAGGAGCTGTCTGAACCCAGTTTGAACAGCGCCAGGTAGACCAGCGTCAGCCCCACACCAGCAATCAGCCCTGCCAGCACGGTATAGCGGGTAAGCAGCTTCGCATCGCTGACGCCGCGTGAGCGTGCCGCATTAACAATAACAATCCCGAAGACCAGCGCCCCTAAGGTATCCATGGTCAGATAGCCATTAACGAAGCCGCTGGAGAAGGCTGCATGCTGATAGGCCTCGGTGGCGGGGGCCAGGCCGCCAGCCGGCCAGATCAGTGCCGCTACGCCCAGTACGGCCAGCGCAATGATTTTCAGCGGCGCAAGAAAGTGCCCTACGGTATCCAGCAGCTTGCCCGGATAGAGAGAGATGCCGATCACAAGTGAAAAATAGACCAGGCTGTAGATTAACAGCGGCAGCGGGCCCTCACCTGTTAAAGGGGCAAGGCCCACTTCAAAAGAGACGGTCGCCGTGCGTGGCGTGGCGAAGAGCGGCCCGACGGCCAGGTAACAGACGGTCGCCAGCACGATACCCGCCGCTTTGCCGATGGGTGTGCTCAGCGCATCAATACCGCCACCAACGCGTGCCAGTGCAATCACGGTAATGACCGGAAGGCCGACTGCGGTAATCAGGAAGCCCAGGGCGGCAATCCAGACGTGTTCGCCAGACTGAATCCCTACCATAGGGGGAAAAATAATATTGCCTGCACCCACAAACAGCGCAAAGGTCATAAAGCCCAGCGCAAGGATGTCTTTGGAAGTTAAACGATTAGTCATAAGCAGAAAATTAACCCGTACTGGTGTTCAGTGAAGTCGCGATGTCAGCTTTATCACCCTGCCCGCACTAAAAACGCCAGAATCGCCGCGCGATACGGAGAAATGTTTTTCCTGCTGTCGTTCTGGTAGCGGATATGTGCTGATTTTTGATCTTTTTACAGGGGGATAACGTAAAAACGGCGCTAAGTAAACCGTTTATAGGGGAGAAAGGCAAGGTGCGATCGGAAAAGCAGAGTGATATGTTGCAAAAATTACTGCATCCAGTGATTCACTTCAGTTTATCGGCTGGATGCCTTACATGATTTGTATTTTTTCCGCGCGATGCGGGGTTATTTTCTGCATGGAGAGAGGCAAAGATGCACGAAAGGCGCGAATAGTCGCGCCTTTTGCACAGAGTAACGCCGCGTTACCAGACTTGTTTAGCGATATCCACTACCAGACGCAGCTTGGCCCACTGCTGCTCTTCGCTCAGGCTGTTGCCCTCTTCCGTTGAGGCAAAACCACACTGTGGGCTGAGGCAGATCTGATCAAGACTGACATACTGCGCCGCTTCAGCGATGCGCTGTTTCACGGTTTCCGGGTTTTCCAGCTCGCCATTTTTGGTGGTGATCAGACCCAATACTACCTGCTGTTTGCCAGGCTTGATGAAGCGCAGCGGTTCGAAACCACCAGAACGCTCGTTATCATATTCCAGGAAGAAGGCGTCGATATTGACGGTGCCAAACAGAATTTCCGCTACCGGCTCATAGCCCCCTTCAGAGATCCAGGTGGAGCGGAAGTTGCCGCGACAGACATGCAGACCAATGGTCAGATCGTCCGGCTTACCTTCGATCGCTTTGTTCAGCACCTGCGCATAGATGTGCGCCAGCTCTTGCGGATCCTCGCCACGCTCAACGATCTGTTTCTTCTGATCTTCCGAGCAGAGATAGGCCCAGACGGTGTCATCCAACTGCAGATAGCGGCAGCCTGCGGCGTAAAAGGCCTGGATG belongs to Erwinia pyri and includes:
- a CDS encoding cobalamin-independent methionine synthase II family protein gives rise to the protein MQRDSAQYRAEVVGSFLRPAAIKQAREQFQAGEIDAVALKRIEDEAIRDVVTHQRACGLKVVTDGEFRRAWWHFDFFDGLEGVERYESEQGIQFNGVQTKAHSIRVTGKLGFGKHPMLEDFRYLKSISGDAVPKMTIPSPSVLHFRGGRKAIDAEVYPDLNVYFDDLAQTYRDAIQAFYAAGCRYLQLDDTVWAYLCSEDQKKQIVERGEDPQELAHIYAQVLNKAIEGKPDDLTIGLHVCRGNFRSTWISEGGYEPVAEILFGTVNIDAFFLEYDNERSGGFEPLRFIKPGKQQVVLGLITTKNGELENPETVKQRIAEAAQYVSLDQICLSPQCGFASTEEGNSLSEEQQWAKLRLVVDIAKQVW
- the proY gene encoding proline-specific permease ProY: MTKNSLKKGLSTRHIRFMALGSAIGTGLFYGSADAMKMAGPSVILAYIIGGAVAYIIMRALGEMSVNNPQASSFSRYAQDYLGPLAGYITGWTYCFEILIVAIADVTAFGIYMGVWFPDVPHWIWVLSVVLIIGAINMATVKVFGEVEFWLSLFKVATIIIMIVAGIGIIFWGIGNGGQPTGIHNLWTNGGFFAHGVVGMVLSLQIVMFAYGGIEIIGITAGEAKDPETSIPKAINTVPLRILVFYVGTLFVIMSVFPWNQVGTNGSPFVLTFQHMGIAAAATILNFVVITASLSAINSDVFGVGRMLHGMAEQGHAPKMFATVSRRGIPWVTVLVMMAAMLVAVYLNYLMPEKVFLVIASLATFATVWVWIMILFAQIGFRRTLSKEQAKALKFAMPGGIFTALVGILFLVFIIGLIGYFPDTRISLYVGAGWIVLLLASWGFVKKKIARA
- the brnQ gene encoding branched-chain amino acid transport system II carrier protein codes for the protein MTNRLTSKDILALGFMTFALFVGAGNIIFPPMVGIQSGEHVWIAALGFLITAVGLPVITVIALARVGGGIDALSTPIGKAAGIVLATVCYLAVGPLFATPRTATVSFEVGLAPLTGEGPLPLLIYSLVYFSLVIGISLYPGKLLDTVGHFLAPLKIIALAVLGVAALIWPAGGLAPATEAYQHAAFSSGFVNGYLTMDTLGALVFGIVIVNAARSRGVSDAKLLTRYTVLAGLIAGVGLTLVYLALFKLGSDSSSIVDQNANGAAILHAYVQQTFGDMGSLFLAALIFVACMVTAVGLTCACAEFFEQYLPLSYRQLVFVLGLFSMLVSNLGLSHLIQISIPVLTAIYPPCIVLILLSFTLSWWKKSTRIIAPTMLVSLLFGIIDAVKTTSWKGSLPAFTQHLPLAEQGLAWLPPSLAMLVLVAICDRFYAREQVNAHQQ